Proteins from a genomic interval of Xiphias gladius isolate SHS-SW01 ecotype Sanya breed wild chromosome 23, ASM1685928v1, whole genome shotgun sequence:
- the dok3 gene encoding docking protein 2 isoform X3, whose product MDVIFKEGMLYLQGVKFGKRTWRKIWMVLFKPSSTGVGRLELYTVLDNNATSDQKKAIRVKTPERKVKDPGGSDKGDLESGNGLTMEDNDLYSSWKTGKDLTLPPNQYQVTVQSTEASRRCKLAGEYLVSPEKEAVILLACNTGYIIYCWPYRLLRKFGQVEGGFSIEAGRRCQSGEGLFIFLSTYGPQIFQAILEQCSVERSSSVQPLSINRRSLYDQSPVIPPTTTNQPAGPPVYHAADVSADTEDESADHYSTIDDTSVLNLKQQSVVKPYLSNSKEAVGEEGEDEDEDEAEYEYEYEDEDEQCHSLEALNLDGDMDDNLYYNLKRSTLPLIRGDQLNPETDDSKCIYSDVKIADSPPNPQLQPFSAPLPQPVSQSPSSTFPQSDVYALPKHSYQRQLPVNNFTQPRLNTQAQAVDDMKEMEEATSSSNRVTPTEPPGSFKHRLAEILSKDLAKFQPPLPSGAGLPPFPQ is encoded by the exons ATGGATGTCATCTTCAAGGAAGGAATGCTGTACCTTCAGGGAGTCAAGTTTGGAAAG aGAACATGGCGGAAAATTTGGATGGTGCTCTTTAAACCCAGTTCCACAGGGGTTGGCCGGCTGGAGCTCTACACTGTACTTGACAACAATGCCACTTCCGACCAGAAGAAGGCCATCCGGGTGAAAACACCAGAGAGAAAAGTG AAGGATCCTGGAGGATCAGACAAAGGGGATCTGGAGAGCGGAAATGGCTTGACCATGGAGGACAATGACCTTTACTCATCTTGGAAAACTGGTAAAG ATCTGACCCTTCCTCCAAACCAGTACCAGGTGACTGTCCAGAGCACAGAAGCATCCAGGAGGTGCAAGCTGGCTGGGGAGTATCTGGTCTCCCCAGAAAAAGAAGCTGTGATACTATTGGCCTGTAATACTGGTTACATCATCTATTGCTGGCCATACAGACTTTTGCGCAAATTTGGACAGGTTGAG GGGGGGTTCAGCATTGAAGCAGGCCGCCGCTGTCAGTCAGGAGAGGGACTGTTCATCTTCCTGTCCACGTATGGTCCCCAGATCTTCCAGGCTATATTAGAGCAGTGCTCTGTGGAGAGGAGCTCCTCTGTCCAGCCGCTCAGCATCAACAGGAGGTCATTATATGACCAGTCTCCCGTTATCCCCCCAACGACAACCAACCAACCGGCTGGTCCTCCTGTCTACCATGCTGCAGATGTTTCTGCTGACACAGAGGACGAGTCGGCCGACCACTACTCTACTATTGATGACACCTCAGTACTAAATTTAAAACAGCAATCTGTTGTCAAACCATACCTCTCTAACAGCAAGGAGGCCGTGGGAGAGGaaggtgaggatgaggatgaggatgaggctGAGTATGAGTATGAGTACGAGGATGAGGATGAGCAGTGTCACTCCCTGGAGGCTCTAAATCTGGATGGTGACATGGATGACAACCTTTATTACAACTTGAAGAGATCCACTCTTCCTCTGATCAGAGGAGATCAGCTCAATCCTGAGACAGACGATTCAAAGTGCATCTATTCCGATGTGAAAATAGCCGATTCTCCCCCGAACCCCCAGCTGCAGCCTTTCTCCGCACCCCTCCCTCAACCTGTGTCCCAGTCTCCTTCCTCGACCTTTCCCCAGTCTGATGTATACGCCCTACCGAAGCACAGCTACCAGCGTCAGCTCCCTGTGAATAACTTCACTCAGCCAAGGCTGAATACTCAGGCGCAGGCAGTGGATGACatgaaggagatggaggaggccACCAGCTCCTCTAACCGTGTCACCCCCACAGAGCCCCCTGGCAGTTTTAAACACAGGCTGGCAGAAATCCTTTCTAAGGACTTGGCAAAGTTCCAGCCACCTCTTCCCTCTGGAGCAGGCCTTCCCCCATTTCCTCAGTAG
- the dok3 gene encoding docking protein 2 isoform X1 has protein sequence MDVIFKEGMLYLQGVKFGKRTWRKIWMVLFKPSSTGVGRLELYTVLDNNATSDQKKAIRVKTPERKVVRLSDCLSVTPAPKQSCPQGCMAFYLKTTQCTYTLASTTSQDWLSALCLLAFQKDPGGSDKGDLESGNGLTMEDNDLYSSWKTGKDLTLPPNQYQVTVQSTEASRRCKLAGEYLVSPEKEAVILLACNTGYIIYCWPYRLLRKFGQVEGGFSIEAGRRCQSGEGLFIFLSTYGPQIFQAILEQCSVERSSSVQPLSINRRSLYDQSPVIPPTTTNQPAGPPVYHAADVSADTEDESADHYSTIDDTSVLNLKQQSVVKPYLSNSKEAVGEEGEDEDEDEAEYEYEYEDEDEQCHSLEALNLDGDMDDNLYYNLKRSTLPLIRGDQLNPETDDSKCIYSDVKIADSPPNPQLQPFSAPLPQPVSQSPSSTFPQSDVYALPKHSYQRQLPVNNFTQPRLNTQAQAVDDMKEMEEATSSSNRVTPTEPPGSFKHRLAEILSKDLAKFQPPLPSGAGLPPFPQ, from the exons ATGGATGTCATCTTCAAGGAAGGAATGCTGTACCTTCAGGGAGTCAAGTTTGGAAAG aGAACATGGCGGAAAATTTGGATGGTGCTCTTTAAACCCAGTTCCACAGGGGTTGGCCGGCTGGAGCTCTACACTGTACTTGACAACAATGCCACTTCCGACCAGAAGAAGGCCATCCGGGTGAAAACACCAGAGAGAAAAGTGGTGCGTCTAAGCGACTGCCTCAGCGTCACCCCTGCTCCGAAGCAGTCTTGCCCGCAAGGGTGCATGGCCTTCTACTTAAAAACCACACAGTGCACCTACACCTTAGCCTCTACAACAAGCCAGGACTGGCTAAGTGCCCTCTGTCTCCTAGCCTTCCAG AAGGATCCTGGAGGATCAGACAAAGGGGATCTGGAGAGCGGAAATGGCTTGACCATGGAGGACAATGACCTTTACTCATCTTGGAAAACTGGTAAAG ATCTGACCCTTCCTCCAAACCAGTACCAGGTGACTGTCCAGAGCACAGAAGCATCCAGGAGGTGCAAGCTGGCTGGGGAGTATCTGGTCTCCCCAGAAAAAGAAGCTGTGATACTATTGGCCTGTAATACTGGTTACATCATCTATTGCTGGCCATACAGACTTTTGCGCAAATTTGGACAGGTTGAG GGGGGGTTCAGCATTGAAGCAGGCCGCCGCTGTCAGTCAGGAGAGGGACTGTTCATCTTCCTGTCCACGTATGGTCCCCAGATCTTCCAGGCTATATTAGAGCAGTGCTCTGTGGAGAGGAGCTCCTCTGTCCAGCCGCTCAGCATCAACAGGAGGTCATTATATGACCAGTCTCCCGTTATCCCCCCAACGACAACCAACCAACCGGCTGGTCCTCCTGTCTACCATGCTGCAGATGTTTCTGCTGACACAGAGGACGAGTCGGCCGACCACTACTCTACTATTGATGACACCTCAGTACTAAATTTAAAACAGCAATCTGTTGTCAAACCATACCTCTCTAACAGCAAGGAGGCCGTGGGAGAGGaaggtgaggatgaggatgaggatgaggctGAGTATGAGTATGAGTACGAGGATGAGGATGAGCAGTGTCACTCCCTGGAGGCTCTAAATCTGGATGGTGACATGGATGACAACCTTTATTACAACTTGAAGAGATCCACTCTTCCTCTGATCAGAGGAGATCAGCTCAATCCTGAGACAGACGATTCAAAGTGCATCTATTCCGATGTGAAAATAGCCGATTCTCCCCCGAACCCCCAGCTGCAGCCTTTCTCCGCACCCCTCCCTCAACCTGTGTCCCAGTCTCCTTCCTCGACCTTTCCCCAGTCTGATGTATACGCCCTACCGAAGCACAGCTACCAGCGTCAGCTCCCTGTGAATAACTTCACTCAGCCAAGGCTGAATACTCAGGCGCAGGCAGTGGATGACatgaaggagatggaggaggccACCAGCTCCTCTAACCGTGTCACCCCCACAGAGCCCCCTGGCAGTTTTAAACACAGGCTGGCAGAAATCCTTTCTAAGGACTTGGCAAAGTTCCAGCCACCTCTTCCCTCTGGAGCAGGCCTTCCCCCATTTCCTCAGTAG
- the dok3 gene encoding docking protein 2 isoform X2, translating into MDVIFKEGMLYLQGVKFGKRTWRKIWMVLFKPSSTGVGRLELYTVLDNNATSDQKKAIRVKTPERKVVRLSDCLSVTPAPKQSCPQGCMAFYLKTTQCTYTLASTTSQDWLSALCLLAFQKDPGGSDKGDLESGNGLTMEDNDLYSSWKTDLTLPPNQYQVTVQSTEASRRCKLAGEYLVSPEKEAVILLACNTGYIIYCWPYRLLRKFGQVEGGFSIEAGRRCQSGEGLFIFLSTYGPQIFQAILEQCSVERSSSVQPLSINRRSLYDQSPVIPPTTTNQPAGPPVYHAADVSADTEDESADHYSTIDDTSVLNLKQQSVVKPYLSNSKEAVGEEGEDEDEDEAEYEYEYEDEDEQCHSLEALNLDGDMDDNLYYNLKRSTLPLIRGDQLNPETDDSKCIYSDVKIADSPPNPQLQPFSAPLPQPVSQSPSSTFPQSDVYALPKHSYQRQLPVNNFTQPRLNTQAQAVDDMKEMEEATSSSNRVTPTEPPGSFKHRLAEILSKDLAKFQPPLPSGAGLPPFPQ; encoded by the exons ATGGATGTCATCTTCAAGGAAGGAATGCTGTACCTTCAGGGAGTCAAGTTTGGAAAG aGAACATGGCGGAAAATTTGGATGGTGCTCTTTAAACCCAGTTCCACAGGGGTTGGCCGGCTGGAGCTCTACACTGTACTTGACAACAATGCCACTTCCGACCAGAAGAAGGCCATCCGGGTGAAAACACCAGAGAGAAAAGTGGTGCGTCTAAGCGACTGCCTCAGCGTCACCCCTGCTCCGAAGCAGTCTTGCCCGCAAGGGTGCATGGCCTTCTACTTAAAAACCACACAGTGCACCTACACCTTAGCCTCTACAACAAGCCAGGACTGGCTAAGTGCCCTCTGTCTCCTAGCCTTCCAG AAGGATCCTGGAGGATCAGACAAAGGGGATCTGGAGAGCGGAAATGGCTTGACCATGGAGGACAATGACCTTTACTCATCTTGGAAAACTG ATCTGACCCTTCCTCCAAACCAGTACCAGGTGACTGTCCAGAGCACAGAAGCATCCAGGAGGTGCAAGCTGGCTGGGGAGTATCTGGTCTCCCCAGAAAAAGAAGCTGTGATACTATTGGCCTGTAATACTGGTTACATCATCTATTGCTGGCCATACAGACTTTTGCGCAAATTTGGACAGGTTGAG GGGGGGTTCAGCATTGAAGCAGGCCGCCGCTGTCAGTCAGGAGAGGGACTGTTCATCTTCCTGTCCACGTATGGTCCCCAGATCTTCCAGGCTATATTAGAGCAGTGCTCTGTGGAGAGGAGCTCCTCTGTCCAGCCGCTCAGCATCAACAGGAGGTCATTATATGACCAGTCTCCCGTTATCCCCCCAACGACAACCAACCAACCGGCTGGTCCTCCTGTCTACCATGCTGCAGATGTTTCTGCTGACACAGAGGACGAGTCGGCCGACCACTACTCTACTATTGATGACACCTCAGTACTAAATTTAAAACAGCAATCTGTTGTCAAACCATACCTCTCTAACAGCAAGGAGGCCGTGGGAGAGGaaggtgaggatgaggatgaggatgaggctGAGTATGAGTATGAGTACGAGGATGAGGATGAGCAGTGTCACTCCCTGGAGGCTCTAAATCTGGATGGTGACATGGATGACAACCTTTATTACAACTTGAAGAGATCCACTCTTCCTCTGATCAGAGGAGATCAGCTCAATCCTGAGACAGACGATTCAAAGTGCATCTATTCCGATGTGAAAATAGCCGATTCTCCCCCGAACCCCCAGCTGCAGCCTTTCTCCGCACCCCTCCCTCAACCTGTGTCCCAGTCTCCTTCCTCGACCTTTCCCCAGTCTGATGTATACGCCCTACCGAAGCACAGCTACCAGCGTCAGCTCCCTGTGAATAACTTCACTCAGCCAAGGCTGAATACTCAGGCGCAGGCAGTGGATGACatgaaggagatggaggaggccACCAGCTCCTCTAACCGTGTCACCCCCACAGAGCCCCCTGGCAGTTTTAAACACAGGCTGGCAGAAATCCTTTCTAAGGACTTGGCAAAGTTCCAGCCACCTCTTCCCTCTGGAGCAGGCCTTCCCCCATTTCCTCAGTAG